In one window of Bradyrhizobium diazoefficiens DNA:
- a CDS encoding CAP domain-containing protein, with the protein MHRVVGWTIAGLLLLATVPAMAESPAEQISGFRLKHGEVRVVRDATLDRIAMDQARAMAAKDDLSHETLGPFNRRIAPAGAGRAAENIAYGYDNFEKTLGQWIDSSGHRKNLLLHNASRVGIASAKNASGKRTYWAMEIAGDYEPKRGKRPKDTEPLVAVKRGAAPASKPKASNCHIKLLGLCI; encoded by the coding sequence CGTGTGGTTGGCTGGACCATTGCCGGCCTGCTGTTGCTGGCCACCGTACCCGCAATGGCCGAGTCCCCAGCCGAACAGATCTCCGGCTTCCGCCTCAAGCATGGAGAGGTCCGTGTGGTGCGCGATGCCACGCTCGACCGCATCGCCATGGATCAGGCGCGCGCCATGGCGGCGAAGGACGATCTCAGCCACGAGACGCTCGGCCCGTTCAACAGGCGTATCGCACCGGCCGGCGCGGGCCGTGCCGCTGAAAACATCGCCTACGGTTACGACAATTTCGAGAAAACGCTCGGCCAATGGATCGATTCCTCCGGGCACCGCAAGAACCTGCTGCTGCACAATGCTTCGCGCGTCGGGATCGCGAGCGCCAAAAACGCCAGCGGCAAGCGCACCTACTGGGCCATGGAGATCGCCGGCGATTACGAACCAAAGCGGGGCAAACGCCCGAAGGACACGGAGCCGCTGGTCGCCGTGAAGCGCGGGGCCGCGCCCGCAAGCAAGCCCAAGGCCAGTAACTGCCACATCAAGCTGCTCGGCCTCTGCATCTGA